A stretch of the Duncaniella dubosii genome encodes the following:
- a CDS encoding helix-turn-helix domain-containing protein: MQTKRKLLNSQEAADYLGFSLSYFRKMMMRRVIPMYKPSGKICFFDPDDLDAYLKSVRISSQDEIDAEAARYLANKKPL, translated from the coding sequence ATGCAGACTAAACGAAAACTTCTCAACTCTCAGGAAGCCGCAGACTATCTCGGCTTCTCCCTGTCGTACTTCCGCAAGATGATGATGCGGCGCGTAATCCCCATGTACAAGCCGAGCGGAAAGATATGCTTCTTCGACCCCGATGACCTCGACGCATACCTCAAGAGCGTCCGCATATCCTCGCAGGACGAAATAGACGCCGAAGCCGCCCGCTATCTCGCGAACAAGAAGCCTCTTTAA